TGCTGCGTGCGCCCTTTGCCGGCCGGCTCGGCATTCGCCGCACCAGCCCCGGCCAGTTTCTCGACAAGGGCACTCCTGTGGTGTCGTTGCAACGCCTGGATTCGGTACTGGTGGACTTTTCCCTGCCGCAGCAGCGTCTGGCGGGGCTGCGCATCGGGCTGCCGGTGGCGATCACCGCCGATGCCTGGCCCGGCATGACCTTTGAAGGCAAGGTCAGCGCCTTTGATCCCGAACTGGATGCCGTCAGTCGCAGCGTGCGGGTGCAGGCCAGCCTGAGCAATCCCGATGAGCGTTTGCGTCCGGGCATGTTCGTGCAGCTGACCATGGCCCAGCCGCCGGTGCAGTCACTCCTGCTGGTGCCGCTTACGGCGGTGATCCACGGTCCCGAGGGCGATGCGGTGCTGGTGATTGAACGCGGCGACGGCGATGGGGCTGTGCTGCGCCACCAGCCGGTGCGGCTGGGACGGCGGCTGGGGGATTTTGTGGCGGTGAGCGAGGGGGTCAGCGCCGGCGAGCAGGTGGTGTCATCCGGTGTGTTCAAGCTGTTCCCCGGCATGGCGGTGGAAGTCGACAACCGGCTGGCGCCGGACTTCTCCCTTGATCCGCAACCGGACAACAGCTGATGCCCGCCTTTACCGACTTGTTCGTGCGACGCCCGGTGCTGGCCCTGGTGGTCAGCCTGATCATCGTGATTGCCGGGGCCCAGGCCTGGTGGTCGCTCAGCGTACGCCAATATCCCGAAAGCGAGAACGCCTCGGTGATCGTGGCCACCCCTTACGTGGGTGCCAGTGCCGAAGTGGTGCGCGGCTTTGTCACCACTGCCATTGAAGGGGCCATCGCGTCTGCCGACGGCATTGATTATGTGGAGTCCAAGAGTCTGCTGGGCCTGTCCCTGGTCACCGCCCGGCTCAAGCTCAACTACCCGCCCACCCAGGCCCTGGCCGACATTACCGCCAAGGTCAACGAGGTACGCAACCAGTTGCCCGCCGAGGCCGAGGTGCCCGCCATCAGCGTGCAGTCGGCAGACTCCGAGTTTGCCGCCGCCTATCTGAGTTTTTCTTCCGAGCGGCTGTCCCAGAGCGAGATTACCGACTATCTGGTGCGCATGGTGCAGCCCAGGCTGGCGGCCCTGCCCGGGGTGCAGCGGGCCGAGATCTTCGGCGCCCGCACCTTTGCCATGCGGGTGTGGCTGCAACCCGAGCGGCTGGCGGCCCTGGGCATCAGCCCCGCCGAGGTGAGCCAGGCCCTGGCCGCCAACAATTTTCTGTCGGCGGTGGGCAGCACCAAGGGCGCCCTGGTGCAGGTCTATCTCACCGCCAATACCGATCTGCACCGTCCCGAGCAATTTCGGCAACTGGTGGTCAGGGCCAGTGGTGACACCCTGGTGCGGCTGGAAGACGTGGCCCGGGTGGAGCTGGGGGCGGAAGACTACGACACCGAGGTCAGCTTCAACGGCCAGACGGCGGTGTTTATGGGGATCTTTCCGCTGCCCAATACCAATGTGATCGAGGTGATTGCCGGGGTGCGCGCCGATCTCGCCAGCCTCAAGGCGGATCTGCCCGCCGGCATGGCGGCGGAAATTGGCTACGATGCCTCGGAATACGTGGACAACGCCATTCGTGAGGTGGTCGGCACCCTGATGGAAACCCTGCTGATTGTGGTGGCGGTGATCTTTGTATTTCTCGGCTCCTGGCGCTCGGTGCTGGTGCCGGTGGTGGCCATTCCGGTGTCCCTTATCGGCGCCGTGTTTCTGATGCAGCTGTTTGGTTTTACCCTCAACCTGCTCACCCTGCTGGCCATCGTGCTGTCGGTAGGACTGGTGGTGGACGACGCCATCGTCATGGTGGAAAACGTGGAGCGGCACTTGCGGGAAGGCCGTACGCCAAAGGAAGCGGCGCTCATCGGCGCTCGGGAGCTGATGGGGCCGGTGATCGCCATGACCATGACCCTGGCGGCGGTGTACATTCCCGTGGGACTGCAGGGCGGGTTGACCGGCTCGCTGTTTCGGGAATTTGCCCTCACCCTGGCGGGGGCGGTGATCATCTCCGGCCTGGTGGCGCTGACCCTGTCGCCCACCATGAGCGCGGCCCTGCTGAAGAGCGCCGAGCGTGAAGAGCGGGGCCTCACCGGACGGGTCAACCACGCCTTTGACCGGCTGCGACTGGCCTATGGTCGCTGGCTGGCGCAGGTATTGGCCCGGCGCACGGCAGTGTATGTGCTCTGGGGCGGCCTGGGGCTGCTGGTGGTGCCCATGTACCTGTTTTCTCCCAGGGAGCTGGCGCCGCTGGAGGATCAGGGCTTTATGTTCGGCATCGTCAACAACGCCGCCAACGCTTCGGCGGATCAGAAGGTACATTTTGGCCGGGCGGCAGAGCGCGTGTTTCTCGAGGCGCCGGAGCGGGCGCTGACCTTTCAGATTTTGTTGTCGCCCTCGGATCCCTTTGCCGCCGCCCTGGGGGTGGGCGGCTTCAGCGGCATGGTGGTCAAACCCTGGGATCAGCGCACACGCAGCATTCGCGAGATGGTGCCGGAGATACAATCGGGCATGAACGCCATTCCCGGTTTGCAGGTGTTTGTGGCCCAGCCTCCGGCCCTGCCCGGCGGCAGCAACTTTCCGGTGGAGTTTGTGATCACCTCCACCGACGAGCCCGCCGACATGCTGGTTTATGCCCGGCAATTGCAGCAGGCGGCCATGGAGAGCGGACTGTTTTACTTTCCGCCGGAGATCGATCTGAAAATCGACCAGCCCCAGACCGAGATCGTGCTCGACTACCAGAAGCTGGCGGCACTGGGGCTCACCCAGCGCCAGGTGGGCCTGGATCTGGGGGCGGCCCTGGGGGGCAACTACGTCAACCGCTTCAATATTGACGGTCGCGCCTACAAGGTCATTCCGCAACTGGTGCGGGCCGAGCGGCTCAACCCGGAGCAGCTGGGTGATATTTACCTGCGCGGACCGGGTGCGCAGCTGGTGCCGTTGTCGGCCATCGCACGGCTTGAAAACAGCACGGTGCCGCGCTCCCTCAACCGCTTTCAGCAGCTTAACGCCATCAAGCTTTCGGGCCTGACCGGGAGGCTGGACGAAGGCCTGGCGGCGCTGGAAAACGCGGCCCGCGAACTGCTGCCGGCGGATTACACCATCAACTACACCGGCGAATCCCGTCAGCTGCGCACCGAAGGGGGCAAGTTTCTGCCGGCGCTGGGGCTGGCCATCGTGATGATTTTTCTGGTGCTGGCGGTGCAGTTCAACTCCTTTCGCGATCCCCTGGTGATCCTGCTGGGCTCGGTGCCCCTGGCGATGTTTGGCGCGCTTATTTTTACGGTGCTGAAAATGCCCAACCCGGATCTGCCGTTCTGGACCGACGGCTGGACCACTACCCTGAACATCTATGCTCAGGTAGGGCTGGTTACCCTGGTGGGACTGGTGGCCAAGAACGGCATTCTGATCGTGGAATTCGCCAACGGCCTGCAGCGCCAGGGCCGGGCCAAGGCCGAGGCCATCGAGCAGGCGGCCATGACCCGACTGCGGCCGGTGCTGATGACCTCGGCCGCCACCGTGGCCGGGCACTTTCCGCTGATCCTGGTGGACGGGCCCGGCGCGGCAGCCCGCAACGCCATCGGCCTGGTGCTGGTGGGGGGCATGGCCATCGGCACCTTCTTCACCCTGTTTGTGGTGCCCTCGCTTTACCTGCTGCTGGCGCGCCGGCACGGCGGCGCCAAGGAGGCATAATGATGGATTTCAAAGGAGCCAGCACGGCCCTGGTGCTGGCCGGTGGCGGCAGTCTGGGCGCGGTACAGGTGGGCATGCTGCAGGCGCTGCTGGAGCACGGTTTTCGCGCCGACATGGTGGTGGGAGCCTCGGTGGGGGCCATTAACGGCGCCTATTTCGCCGCCCGGCCGCACCGGCGCGGGGTTGAAGAGCTGGCCGACATCTGGCTGGCGCTGCGCAGTGAAGACGTGTTTCCCATTCATACCTTCAGCGCGCTCAAGTCATTGCTGCTGGGGCAGAACCACCTGGTGCAGGCCGACGCCCTGGGTCATCTGCTCGAGCGCCGCTTGCCGGTGAGCCGCATCGAGGATACCGAACTGCCCCTGCACATTGTGGCCACCGAGCTGCTTACCGGGCAGGAAACCGTGCTGTCGAACGGACCACTGCTTGAGGCCTTGCTGGCCAGCGCTGCCATTCCGGTGGTGTATCCGCACCGGGAGATCGCGGGCAAGGCACTGGTGGACGGCAGTGTGGCCAGCAACACCCCCATCGCCAGCGCCGTGGCACTGGGGGCGGAGCGGCTGGTGGTGCTGCCCACCGGGTTTGGCTGTGCCTGCCCGGCGGTGCCGGCGACCATGGCCTCGCTGGCCCTGCATACCCTCAACCTGCTCAGCATGTGGCAACTGGTGCGTGACGTGGAGCACTATCAGGACAGGGCCGACATTCATGTGGTGGCGCCGCTGTGCCCGCAGGCGGTGTCGGTGTTCGACTTTTCGGTGACCGCAGGGCTGCTGCGCCGGGCCCGGCTGCACACCCAGCGCTGGTTGCGGGAAGGGGGCATGGCTCACCGGGGCGTGCCCGAGAGCCTGCGGCCCCACCAGCATGGCGACGGCATGTAATAAACCCAGGGGCGAAGGCGACTACTGAAGCAGGAGCCCTCGTCGCGACGCCGACCGCCAAATCGGCGTCCAGTTACATGGCAAGCAAGACAAGGAGTCAGTCATGGTTGAATTTCCCGTTATCGCCTTGGTGGTCATGCTGGCCGGCGTAGGCCTGCTGAGCCTGATGCTGGCCCCCAGGGTGCGCACCGCCGAGGGCTTTTTTGCCGGACAGAACGAACAGGGTGGGGCGCCAGGGTTGCTGACCCTGGTGTTTTCCCAGGTTACCACCTGGATCTTTGCCCGCTCCCTGCTCAACGCCGCCATTCTTGGTTATTTCTACGGCGTGGCCGGGGCCCTGGCCTACAGCGCCTATTACGGCTCCTTTCTTACCGGCTGGTTGATTGTGGACCGGCTGCGTTATCGCTACGGGGCCCACAACATTCAGGGCTTTCTTGCCGCGCGCTTTGGCCGGGTGGGAGTGAGTTGCTACAACCTGCTGATCTCGTTGCGGCTGCTCAGTGAGGTGTTTGCCAACCTGCTGGTGGTGGGCATGGTGTTTGGTCTGGCCGGCAGCCAGGCCCACACCGTCGCCATGGTGGCGGTGGCCGGGCTGACCCTGCTCTATTCCATGAGCGGCGGGCTGCGGGCCTCGCTGCGCACCGATGTGCTGCAAGTGGGGTTGTTGCTGGTGCTGATCGCGTTGCTCACCCTGCAAGCGCTTATGCACCCCTTGTTCAGCTGGCCGGCGGTGCTGGCCAGCAGTCCGGAGTGGACCAGCCCGGGCTGGATCTTACTGGCGGTGGCGCTGCTGCAGGTGCTGAGTTACCCGCTGCACGATCCGGTGATGATGGACAGGGGCTTTCTCGCCGACCGAGGCACCACCCGGCGCAGCTTTATTCATGCCTTCTGGCTGTCGGCCCTGTTGATCCTGGCCTTTGGTCTGCTGGGGGTCTTTGCCGGGCTGCAGGCCACCGATGGAGAGGAATTGCTGCCCGCCCTGCAGCGCCTGTTGGGCACCCATGCCATGCTGCTGCTGGGACTGGCGCTGGTGATATCGGCCGCTTCTACCCTGGACTCTACCCTGGCCAGCGCCGCCAAGCTGATGGTGATGGACATGGGGCTGGGCCGGCCCACCGCCGGCAGTGGCCGGCTGGCCATGGCCGGCTTTGCCCTGGGTGGCCTGGTGCTGGTGTTTACCGGCAGCCAGGACCTGTTTGACGCGGTGGCGGTGAGCGGCACCGCGTCGCTGGCACTGACGCCGCTGATCCTGTTCTGCATTCTGGGCGGGCGCGAGGTGGCGCGCTGGAGCTTTGTGCTGACCTTTGTCCTGGCGGTGGCCGGCGCCGCGCTTTATTTCCTGGAAAAAGGCGGCCATGTCAGCCTGATTGGCCCGTGGTTTGGCGTGGAGCACAGCTACGCCAAGTTGCTGGTGATCACCCTGGTGATACTGGCCGCCGGTCTGCTGAGCTTTTTTCTGGGGCTCAAGCCCCGCGCACCCGCGGCGCACACGGCGGGTAATTCCGAAGATTCCAACACCTGATGATCCGTCGGGGCGGCCGATCTCTTTGGCGCGGGCTGCCCTGTTCGGTTACCCTGCGGGACTCAGATGCAAGGAGTTCCGCCATGGCCAACCTGTTTCATTCACTGCCCACGAGCCTGCCCGAAGAGCGGTTTGACGAGCTGCTGCGCACCCCTGATGTGCGCATCGAGCGCATTTTGTCCCGTGGTCACAGCTCGCCCGCAGAAGGCTGGTACGATCAAGCCGAAGACGAATGGGTGCTGGTGCTCTCCGGCAGCGGCACCCTGGAGTTTGAGGATGGCCGCCGGCAGCGGCTTGAGCCCGGCGATCACCTGCATATTCCCGCCCATCAAAAGCACCGCGTCAGCCATACCGCCCCCGATGAGATCACCCTCTGGCTGGCGGTGTTTTTTCCTGCCAAACACTGAGGAGTCAGTATATGCAGCCACAGCAGCCGGTCATTACCCTGGCGCCCATCGCATCACACCAGGATACTGCCATTGCCCAAATCATTCGCACCGTGGGCGCCGAATTCGGCGCCGTGGGCGAAGGGTTCGGCCCCGGGGACGCGGAAGTGCAGTGCATGAGCCGGCATTACACCGCCGAGCGCAACAGCCGCTACCTGGTGGCGGAGATGAACGGTCGAGTGGTGGGCGGTGCCGGACTGGCGCCGCTGGGAAACGACTCGAAAATCTGCGAGCTGAAAAAACTGTTCTTGCTGCCCGAGGCCCGGGGCCACGGCATTGGCCGGCGGCTCGCCGAAGCCTGTCTGGACTTTGCCCGGGAGCGGGGGTTTTCGTCCTGTTATCTCGACACCCTGAGCAGCATGACCGACGCCATTGGCCTTTATGAACGGTTGGGTTTTCGTCACCTCGATCAGCCGCTGCTGGCCTCTGAACACGGTGGCTGCGACGTCTGGATGTTAAAGGCGCTGTAATTACCCAAGGGCAAGCCGGGGCAGGGATGTTTGGTTTGAGATTCGAATGCCATTGTCTTTCATGGTGGGGCGCTATAGGGTGAACAAGCCCCATATCGAGACGGAAAAGGAAGGCCCATGTCACCACGCCACGCGCTTGTGCACCAGCTTGGAATACCTTACCCCCTAATTCAGGCCCCGATGGCGGGGGTGTCCACGCCCGAGCTTGCCGCCGCCGTGTCCAACGCCGGTGGTCTCGGCTCCCTCGGTATCGGTGCCAGCTCGGTGAGTGAGGCCCGTCGCCAGATTGAACAGACGCAACGGCTTACCGACAGGCCATTCAACGTGAATGTCTTCTGCCATGCGCCGGCCCGCCGCAATGCGTCACTCGAAGCCGACTGGCTGGCGTATTTGACGCCGCTTTTTGCCGAGCAGGGTATAGAGCCGCCGGCCCGGCTGGAAGAAATTTATACCAGTTTCAATCACAACCGGCCCATGCAGGATTTGCTGGTGGAGTTGCGTCCGGCCGTGGTGAGTTTTCACTTCGGCCTGCCCGCTGCGCAACTGCTCGACCGGCTGCACGATGCCGGGGTGATCACCCTGGCCAGTGCCACCAGTCTGGAAGAAGCCCGGCAAATTGATGCCGCCGGCATTCACGGCATTGTGGCCCAGGGCATAGAGGCTGGCGGGCACAGGGGCATTTTTGACCCCGATGCCCCCGACTCGCAATGGACGACCGCCGAGCTGGTGGCCTTGCTGGCTGAGAAATGTCGTGGGCCGGTGATCGCCGCCGGCGGCATCATGGATGGCCAGGACATGCAAAGCATGTTGGCCTTGGGCGCCGCGGCGGTGCAGCTGGGTACCGCCTTTGTGGCCTGCCCGGAATCGGCGGCCAGTGCCGCCTACCGGCGGCAATTGCTCGAGGCCAGCGAGGACCAGACCCGGCTGACCCGCACCCTTTCCGGTCGTCCGGCGCGAGGGCTGGCTAACCGCTTTATCCGCTATGCGGAAGCGGCCGGGGCGCCAGCTCCGCCCGACTACCCGGTGGCCTATGACGCGGCCAAGCGGCTGCATGGCGCCGCCGTGGTCCGGGGCTGCCATGACTTCGCCGCCCACTGGGCGGGTCAGGGGGCGGCGCGGGCGAGGGCCATGCCGGCGGCCGAACTGGTGGCCAGCCTGGTGCAAGAGGCGCGATGGCAGCCTTGAGCACGCCCGTATTCTGGCGGGATGCGCGCATGCCGCAGGTAGAGCTGCGCCGTAGCGATGACGGGCGCGCTGTCGGTTACGCGGCTCACAGTCACCCCCAATGGTCCCTGGGTGCCATTACTGCAGGTGAAAGCAGCTTTTTGTATCGCCAGGCCCGCTACCGTGTCGCTGCCGGCAATCTGGTATTGATGAACCCGGACTGGGTGCATGCCTGTAATCCCGTTGAGGGCAAGCCCTGGGCCTACTACATGATGTATGTGGATACCGCCTGTCTGCAGGCCCCCCGGCTGCCGTTGCTGCAAAAGCAGACGGCGCTGGTGGAATATCTGGAAAGCCTGATGCAGCATCTGGCAGGACATTCGGTGCCGTATCCGGCGCCGGTGCCGAAAAGGCTGCGCCAGTTGGCCGATTACCTTGACGCCCACAGCCTTGAAGAGGTGTCACTCGATGAGCTGTGCAGCCAGTGCGGCTACAGCGCCGGCCATCTGGTGCGTGTATTCAGGCAGCACTTTGGCATTACGCCCCATGCCTACCTGCTCAACCGACGGGTCCAGCATGGCCAGCGGCAACTGAAGGCGGGTGTGCCTATCGCCGAGGTGGCACTCAATATGGGGTTTTCCGATCAGGCGCATTTTCAGCGTACCTTCAAGCGACTGGTGGCCGCCACGCCGGCTCAGTATCGCAGCAAGTAGAGGCCACTGGCGGCCAGCATCAGGGCCATCAGCCGGTTCAGCACGGTCAGCCAGCGGGCGCTGGAGATATGGCGGCGCAGGCCGCTGCCCAGCCACAGCCAGCACATCAGCGAACACCAGCAGATAGGCAGATAGAGCAGGGCGAACAGTCCGGTTTGCGCCAGGCTGCCATCGGTATAAACGGTGATGCCGGAAGCCGATGCCAGCCAGGCCTTGG
The Oceanimonas doudoroffii DNA segment above includes these coding regions:
- a CDS encoding cupin domain-containing protein, producing the protein MANLFHSLPTSLPEERFDELLRTPDVRIERILSRGHSSPAEGWYDQAEDEWVLVLSGSGTLEFEDGRRQRLEPGDHLHIPAHQKHRVSHTAPDEITLWLAVFFPAKH
- a CDS encoding NAD(P)H-dependent flavin oxidoreductase; protein product: MSPRHALVHQLGIPYPLIQAPMAGVSTPELAAAVSNAGGLGSLGIGASSVSEARRQIEQTQRLTDRPFNVNVFCHAPARRNASLEADWLAYLTPLFAEQGIEPPARLEEIYTSFNHNRPMQDLLVELRPAVVSFHFGLPAAQLLDRLHDAGVITLASATSLEEARQIDAAGIHGIVAQGIEAGGHRGIFDPDAPDSQWTTAELVALLAEKCRGPVIAAGGIMDGQDMQSMLALGAAAVQLGTAFVACPESAASAAYRRQLLEASEDQTRLTRTLSGRPARGLANRFIRYAEAAGAPAPPDYPVAYDAAKRLHGAAVVRGCHDFAAHWAGQGAARARAMPAAELVASLVQEARWQP
- a CDS encoding patatin-like phospholipase family protein, which produces MMDFKGASTALVLAGGGSLGAVQVGMLQALLEHGFRADMVVGASVGAINGAYFAARPHRRGVEELADIWLALRSEDVFPIHTFSALKSLLLGQNHLVQADALGHLLERRLPVSRIEDTELPLHIVATELLTGQETVLSNGPLLEALLASAAIPVVYPHREIAGKALVDGSVASNTPIASAVALGAERLVVLPTGFGCACPAVPATMASLALHTLNLLSMWQLVRDVEHYQDRADIHVVAPLCPQAVSVFDFSVTAGLLRRARLHTQRWLREGGMAHRGVPESLRPHQHGDGM
- a CDS encoding sodium:solute symporter family transporter, which codes for MVEFPVIALVVMLAGVGLLSLMLAPRVRTAEGFFAGQNEQGGAPGLLTLVFSQVTTWIFARSLLNAAILGYFYGVAGALAYSAYYGSFLTGWLIVDRLRYRYGAHNIQGFLAARFGRVGVSCYNLLISLRLLSEVFANLLVVGMVFGLAGSQAHTVAMVAVAGLTLLYSMSGGLRASLRTDVLQVGLLLVLIALLTLQALMHPLFSWPAVLASSPEWTSPGWILLAVALLQVLSYPLHDPVMMDRGFLADRGTTRRSFIHAFWLSALLILAFGLLGVFAGLQATDGEELLPALQRLLGTHAMLLLGLALVISAASTLDSTLASAAKLMVMDMGLGRPTAGSGRLAMAGFALGGLVLVFTGSQDLFDAVAVSGTASLALTPLILFCILGGREVARWSFVLTFVLAVAGAALYFLEKGGHVSLIGPWFGVEHSYAKLLVITLVILAAGLLSFFLGLKPRAPAAHTAGNSEDSNT
- a CDS encoding efflux RND transporter periplasmic adaptor subunit, which gives rise to MRTRLAWSLAGLLALLPIAGLLVLIKLAQFGAMAEVAENMVIPPERVTAMAVREHQWQPQVTAVGTVSTLQGAVLRTEAEGVVAEVAFAPGARVEAGEVLLRLNDDIERAQLQEAAAAAELARLSLRRARALRQSGSLAQGELDEAESRYRQARARQRLIEAQIAKKMLRAPFAGRLGIRRTSPGQFLDKGTPVVSLQRLDSVLVDFSLPQQRLAGLRIGLPVAITADAWPGMTFEGKVSAFDPELDAVSRSVRVQASLSNPDERLRPGMFVQLTMAQPPVQSLLLVPLTAVIHGPEGDAVLVIERGDGDGAVLRHQPVRLGRRLGDFVAVSEGVSAGEQVVSSGVFKLFPGMAVEVDNRLAPDFSLDPQPDNS
- a CDS encoding efflux RND transporter permease subunit; the encoded protein is MPAFTDLFVRRPVLALVVSLIIVIAGAQAWWSLSVRQYPESENASVIVATPYVGASAEVVRGFVTTAIEGAIASADGIDYVESKSLLGLSLVTARLKLNYPPTQALADITAKVNEVRNQLPAEAEVPAISVQSADSEFAAAYLSFSSERLSQSEITDYLVRMVQPRLAALPGVQRAEIFGARTFAMRVWLQPERLAALGISPAEVSQALAANNFLSAVGSTKGALVQVYLTANTDLHRPEQFRQLVVRASGDTLVRLEDVARVELGAEDYDTEVSFNGQTAVFMGIFPLPNTNVIEVIAGVRADLASLKADLPAGMAAEIGYDASEYVDNAIREVVGTLMETLLIVVAVIFVFLGSWRSVLVPVVAIPVSLIGAVFLMQLFGFTLNLLTLLAIVLSVGLVVDDAIVMVENVERHLREGRTPKEAALIGARELMGPVIAMTMTLAAVYIPVGLQGGLTGSLFREFALTLAGAVIISGLVALTLSPTMSAALLKSAEREERGLTGRVNHAFDRLRLAYGRWLAQVLARRTAVYVLWGGLGLLVVPMYLFSPRELAPLEDQGFMFGIVNNAANASADQKVHFGRAAERVFLEAPERALTFQILLSPSDPFAAALGVGGFSGMVVKPWDQRTRSIREMVPEIQSGMNAIPGLQVFVAQPPALPGGSNFPVEFVITSTDEPADMLVYARQLQQAAMESGLFYFPPEIDLKIDQPQTEIVLDYQKLAALGLTQRQVGLDLGAALGGNYVNRFNIDGRAYKVIPQLVRAERLNPEQLGDIYLRGPGAQLVPLSAIARLENSTVPRSLNRFQQLNAIKLSGLTGRLDEGLAALENAARELLPADYTINYTGESRQLRTEGGKFLPALGLAIVMIFLVLAVQFNSFRDPLVILLGSVPLAMFGALIFTVLKMPNPDLPFWTDGWTTTLNIYAQVGLVTLVGLVAKNGILIVEFANGLQRQGRAKAEAIEQAAMTRLRPVLMTSAATVAGHFPLILVDGPGAAARNAIGLVLVGGMAIGTFFTLFVVPSLYLLLARRHGGAKEA
- a CDS encoding AraC family transcriptional regulator, which translates into the protein MPQVELRRSDDGRAVGYAAHSHPQWSLGAITAGESSFLYRQARYRVAAGNLVLMNPDWVHACNPVEGKPWAYYMMYVDTACLQAPRLPLLQKQTALVEYLESLMQHLAGHSVPYPAPVPKRLRQLADYLDAHSLEEVSLDELCSQCGYSAGHLVRVFRQHFGITPHAYLLNRRVQHGQRQLKAGVPIAEVALNMGFSDQAHFQRTFKRLVAATPAQYRSK
- a CDS encoding GNAT family N-acetyltransferase → MQPQQPVITLAPIASHQDTAIAQIIRTVGAEFGAVGEGFGPGDAEVQCMSRHYTAERNSRYLVAEMNGRVVGGAGLAPLGNDSKICELKKLFLLPEARGHGIGRRLAEACLDFARERGFSSCYLDTLSSMTDAIGLYERLGFRHLDQPLLASEHGGCDVWMLKAL